From Brassica oleracea var. oleracea cultivar TO1000 chromosome C3, BOL, whole genome shotgun sequence, a single genomic window includes:
- the LOC106335040 gene encoding ubiquitin-related modifier 1 homolog 1, which yields MQLTLEFGGGLELLCDSEKIHKVNVDLPNGVEELTMKDLLSWVRTNVIKERPEMFIKGDTVRPGVLVLVNDCDWELSGQLETTIEDKDVIVFISTLHGG from the exons ATGCAACTAACTCTCGAATTCGG GGGTGGTTTAGAGCTGCTCTGTGATTCTGAAAAGATCCATAAAGTAAACGTCGATTTGCCCAATGGAGTAGAAGAG TTAACAATGAAGGATTTGCTTTCGTGGGTTCGCACAAATGTGATCAAAGAGAGGCCTGAGATGTTCATCAAGGGAGATACTGT GAGACCTGGTGTTCTTGTGCTAGTGAATGACTGTGATTGGGAGCTTAGCGGTCAGCTTGAGACCACTATCGAAGATAAAGATGTTATCGTTTTCATCTCGACCTTGCACGGTGGATAA
- the LOC106335041 gene encoding 40S ribosomal protein S27-2: protein MVLQNDIDLLNPPAELEKRKHKLKRLVQSPNSFFMDVKCQGCFNITTVFSHSQTVVVCGNCQTVLCQPTGGKARLTEGCSFRKK, encoded by the exons ATG GTTCTTCAAAACGATATTGATCTGCTAAACCCACCAGCTGAGCTTGAGAAGAGGAAGCACAAGCTCAAGCGTCTTGTTCAGTCCCCTAATTCATTTTTCATG GATGTGAAGTGCCAAGGCTGCTTTAACAT TACGACGGTGTTCAGCCACTCGCAGACGGTTGTGGTATGTGGAAACTGCCAGACTGTGTTGTGCCAACCCACAGGAGGAAAGGCTAGGCTCACTGAAGGTTGCTCTTTCAGGAAAAAGTGA
- the LOC106335039 gene encoding peroxisomal membrane protein 11D-like, with protein sequence MTKQALSPPQNSLSLSSRISRSLNRDHHLQREKMGSTTLLDVSRAELGLVVMYLNKAEARDKLCRAIQYGSKFLSGGQPGTAQNVDKSTSLARKVFRLFKFVNDLHGLISPVPKGTPLPLVLLGKSKNALLSTFLFLDQIVWLGRSGIYKNKERAELLGRISLFCWMGSSVCTTLVEIGEIGRLSSSMKKIEKGLKNGNKYQDEEYRAKIKQSNERSLALIKAAMDIIVAAGLLQLYPKKITSRVTGAFGFITSLISCYQLLPSRPKIKAP encoded by the exons ATGACCAAACAAGCCCTATCTCCCCCACAAAACAGTCTCTCTCTCTCTTCACGTATCTCTCGGAGCCTCAACAGAGACCACCATCTTCAAAG AGAGAAGATGGGGAGTACTACGTTATTAGATGTATCGAGAGCAGAGCTTGGTCTAGTGGTTATGTATCTGAACAAAGCAGAGGCAAGGGATAAGCTATGCAGAGCTATACAGTATGGTTCCAAGTTCTTGAGCGGTGGGCAACCTGGTACTGCTCAAAACGTTGATAAATCCACTAGCTTAGCTAGAAAAGTCTTTCGTCTTTTCAAG TTTGTTAATGATCTGCATGGTCTTATCAGTCCTGTCCCTAAAGGAACTCCACTTCCTCTCGTTTTACTTGGAAAG TCCAAGAACGCACTTTTGTCTACATTCTTGTTCTTGGATCAAATTGTCTGGCTTGGCAGATCAGGAATCTATAAG AACAAAGAGCGAGCTGAGTTACTTGGACGTATATCACTTTTCTGCTGGATGGGATCATCTGTCTGTACTACTTTAGTTGAG ATTGGTGAGATTGGAAGGCTGTCTTCATCGATGAAGAAGATCGAAAAGGGGCTTAAGAATGGCAACAAGTATCAA GATGAGGAGTATCGTGCTAAGATTAAACAATCGAACGAGAGGAGTCTTGCTTTGATCAAAGCAGCAATGGACATTATTGTAGCTGCTGGTCTTCTTCAGTTATATCCAAAGAAGATCACTTCTCGTGTCACCGGAGCTTTTGGGTTCATCACCTCCCTCATTTCTTGCTACCAG TTGCTTCCGTCACGACCCAAGATCAAGGCGCCTTGA
- the LOC106335037 gene encoding tRNA (adenine(58)-N(1))-methyltransferase non-catalytic subunit trm6-like, translating to MEHSKEDQKINKAQDPNPRFASEGCSVLLDVNDGDRLVFARLSGGAIFKIGNTNYSLKPLIGAPFGSLFQVETGEDGSFLSRILPVKKESTSVNVIDDDARDNRELIDDNESQSLTCEEIEAMRREGAKGDEIIEALIANSKTFDNKFQLSQEKYKLKKQKKYAPKVLLRRPFARSICEAYFKKYPARIGFIRVDALSILLTMANVTAYSDVLVVDMVGGLVTGAVAERLGGTGYVCNTYKGDSASSVDMVKMFNFTDKVKERIVHSSINELSSAKTAPPEENNQQESSTCDMVEDVSVTAEARVDDIAVRESKIIKAPQPGVKASKEAVEMWKENGFSSLIMAAQDQDPWTLAKDVLPLLSYSAPFAIYHQYLQPLATCMHNLQQGKMAINLQITEPWLREYQVLPSRTHPHMQMSSFGGYVLSGIRISTT from the exons ATGGAGCACAGTAAGGAGGATCAGAAAATCAATAAGGCACAAGATCCAAATCCGAGATTTGCGAGCGAAGGTTGCAGCGTGTTGCTGGACGTGAACGATGGAGACCGTCTCGTCTTCGCTCGTCTATCTGGTGGCGC TATATTTAAAATCGGGAATACGAATTACTCGTTGAAGCCATTGATTGGAGCTCCGTTTGGATCTCTGTTCCAAGTTGAAACCGGAGAAGATGGTTCTTTCCTCTCTCGCATTCTTCCCGTCAAAAAAG AAAGCACCAGCGTTAATGTTATAGACGATGATGCTAGAGATAATAGAGAACTTATCGACGATAATGAATCTCAAAGCCTCACCTGTGAAGAGATTGAAGCTATGCGGAG AGAGGGTGCAAAAGGAGATGAGATTATTGAAGCCCTGATAGCAAACAGCAAAACATTTGACAACAAGTTTCAGTTGTCTCAG GAAAAATATAAGCTTAAGAAGCAGAAGAAGTATGCCCCAAAGGTGCTTCTAAGACGCCCTTTTGCTCGAAG TATCTGTGAAGCTTATTTCAAGAAATATCCAGCCAGAATCGG GTTCATACGTGTAGATGCGTTATCTATTTTGTTAACAATGGCTAATGTCACCGCATACTCGGATGTGCTGGTGGTGGATATGGTTGGTGGCCTTGTCACTGGTGCAGTGGCTGAACGATTAGGAGGCACTGGTTATGTTTGCAATACATATAAAGGGGATTCTGCTTCCTCTGTGGATATGGTTAAGATGTTCAACTTTACCGACAAGGTTAAAGAGAG GATCGTGCATTCATCTATAAACGAGCTCTCATCAGCCAAAACTGCACCCCCTGAAGAAAACAATCAACAA GAATCATCTACATGTGATATGGTAGAAGATGTATCTGTGACAGCTGAGGCTAGAGTAGATGATATTGCTGTCCGAGAGAGCAAAATTATCAAGGCCCCACAACCTGGAGTCAAAGCTTCTAAAGAAGCAGTAGAAATGTGGAAAGAAAACGGTTTCTCTAG CTTGATCATGGCAGCACAAGACCAAGACCCATGGACTTTAGCTAAAGATGTATTGCCACTGCTCTCCTACTCTGCTCCCTTTGCAATATATCATCAGTATTTACAG CCTCTGGCGACATGTATGCACAACCTTCAGCAAGGGAAGATGGCCATCAATCTGCAAATAACAGAACCATGGCTACGCGAATATCAGGTGCTTCCATCAAGAACTCACCCTCACATGCAGATGAGCTCTTTTGGAGGCTATGTCCTTAGCGGCATCAGAATCTCCACCACTTGA
- the LOC106335038 gene encoding peroxisome biogenesis protein 16-like — protein sequence MEAYKQWVWRHREYVHSLGSLANGLTWLLPEKFSASEIGPEAVTAFLGIFTTINQHIIETVPTTRAHVGPSGTDSSLLSYPLLISILKDLETVVEVAAEHFYGDRKWNFIIATEAIKALVRLALFRNTGYKMLLHGGETPNDDKDPNQPELQNRPGHLDRNHRSGNQNLYNPWNMEGRAMSALSSFGQNARTTTTTTTSPTSGWPRRIQHNQQAVIEPAVINEKRTTLSELLSEKGVKGALFVMGEVLFITRPLIYVLFIRRYGVRSWIPWAISLSVDTLGMGILSNLKLWGDKSSKQIHFSQPERDELRRRKLLWALYLMRDPFFTKFTREKLESSQKKVEPVPLIGFLTEKIVELLVGAQSRYTYISGS from the exons ATGGAAGCGTATAAGCAATGGGTATGGAGGCACAGAGAGTATGTACACTCTTTGGGATCTCTTGCCAAC GGATTAACATGGCTGCTTCCTGAGAAGTTTTCAGCTTCAGAGATTGGACCCGAAGCAG TTACTGCTTTCTTGGGCATATTTACAACCATCAATCAACACATCATTGAAACTGTTCCAACCACTCGTGCCCATGTTGGACCTTCCGGGACTGATTCGTCCCTCCTTTCTTATCCCCTACTCATCTCCATCCTTAAGGACTTGGAAACCGTTGTGGAAGTGGCTGCTGAACATTTCTATGGAGACAGAAAATGGAACTTCATTATTGCAACTGAAGCTATCAA GGCGCTCGTTAGGTTAGCCTTGTTTCGGAACACCGGATATAAGATGCTTCTTCATGGAGGGGAAACTCCTAATGATGACAAAGATCCTAACCAACCCGAGCTGCAAAATAGACCTGGTCATTTGGATAGGAATCATCGTTCTGGAAACCAAAATCTTTATAATCCATGGAACATGGAAGGACGGGCGATGTCAGCTTTAAGCTCCTTTGGTCAGAATGCAAGAACAACAACAACAACAACAACATCTCCTACCTCAGGTTGGCCTCGAAGGATTCAACACAACCAGCAAGCAGTTATAGAGCCTGCAGTGATCAATGAGAAGCGAACAACTCTCTCCGAGCTATTATCTGAGAAGGGTGTTAAAGGAGCATTGTTTGTGATGGGTGAGGTTCTGTTCATAACGAGACCGCTCATCTACGTTCTCTTCATCAGAAGATATGGAGTCCGGTCTTGGATTCCTTGGGCTATATCTCTTTCTGTGGACACACTGGGGATGGGGATTCTTTCAAATCTAAAGTTGTGGGGAGATAAGAGCAGCAAGCAAATCCATTTCTCTCAACCTGAAAGGGACGAG CTTAGGAGACGAAAGCTGCTATGGGCGTTGTACCTTATGAGAGATCCATTCTTCACCAAGTTCACAAG GGAGAAGCTGGAAAGCTCTCAGAAGAAGGTGGAACCAGTTCCATTGATAGGCTTCCTCACAG AGAAAATTGTGGAGCTTCTGGTGGGAGCTCAGTCACGTTACACTTACATATCGGGATCTTGA